The Bombus fervidus isolate BK054 chromosome 1, iyBomFerv1, whole genome shotgun sequence genome includes a window with the following:
- the LOC141445961 gene encoding kunitz-type serine protease inhibitor Bt-KTI-like isoform X1, producing the protein MNGKFITLLLVVLCCALTVHQVSAEVPSHCTLPLITGTCRGHFTRVGYNVDMGQCVYFVYGGCEGNANNFETMQDCQQSCLV; encoded by the exons ATGAATGGTAAATTCATAACATTACTTTTGGTCGTCCTTTGCTGCGCTCTTACGGTGCATCAAGTGTCAGCCGAAGTACCATCAC ATTGTACTTTACCATTGATAACGGGCACGTGCAGAGGTCATTTCACGAGAGTCGGATACAATGTAGATATGGGTCAATgcgtatattttgtatatggAGGTTGCGAAGGAAACGCGAACAATTTCGAAACTATGCAAGACTGTCAGCAGTCATGCTTAGTTTA A
- the LOC141445961 gene encoding kunitz-type serine protease inhibitor Bt-KTI-like isoform X2, which produces MNGKFITLLLVVLCCALTVHQVSAEVPSHCTLPLITGTCRGHFTRVGYNVDMGQCVYFVYGGCEGNANNFETMQDCQQSCLV; this is translated from the exons ATGAATGGTAAATTCATAACATTACTTTTGGTCGTCCTTTGCTGCGCTCTTACGGTGCATCAAGTGTCAGCCGAAGTACCATCAC ATTGTACTTTACCATTGATAACGGGCACGTGCAGAGGTCATTTCACGAGAGTCGGATACAATGTAGATATGGGTCAATgcgtatattttgtatatggAGGTTGCGAAGGAAACGCGAACAATTTCGAAACTATGCAAGACTGTCAGCAGTCATGCTTAGTTTAG
- the Pop2 gene encoding CCR4-NOT transcription complex subunit Pop2 isoform X1, whose product MPSATGGNNPIGQQKGGATMPSNEECGIRDVWGHNLEEEFRTIRQVVQQYQYIAMDTEFPGVVARPIGEFRTSADYQYQLLRCNVDLLRIIQLGLTFLDESGNTPGGSYTTWQFNFKFNLQEDMYAQDSIDMLQNSGIQFKKHEEEGIDPLDFAELLMTSGIVLVDDIKWLSFHSGYDFGYLLKLLTDQNLPQEESEFFELLRIYFPTIYDVKYLMKSCKNLKGGLQEVAEQLEIQRVGPQHQAGSDSLLTGMVFFKMREMFFEDNIDDAKYCGHLYGLGTSFVVNGSGGYLDSNGDNSSSS is encoded by the exons ATGCCCTCAGCTACCG GAGGAAATAACCCCATAGGGCAACAGAAGGGTGGGGCGACTATGCCCAGTAATGAAGAATGCGGGATCCGAGATGTTTGGGGACATAATCTCGAAGAAGAATTTCGAACAATTCGGCAAGTCGTGCAGCAGTATCAATATATCGCAATGGACACTGAATTTCCAGGAGTAGTTGCTAGACCCAttg GCGAATTCAGGACTAGCGCCGATTATCAATATCAGTTATTACGATGTAATGTAGATCTCTTGCGGATAATCCAACTTGGTCTTACATTTCTCGACGAATCGGGAAATACACCTGGTGGTAGTTATACGACATggcaatttaatttcaaattcaatttACA aGAGGATATGTATGCGCAAGATAGTATAGATATGCTGCAAAACAGTGGTATACAGTTTAAAAAACACGAAGAAGAGGGTATTGATCCGTTAGATTTTGCCGAATTATTAATGACATCGGGAATTGTTCTTGTTGACGACATAAAATGGCTATCCTTTCATTCTGGTTACGATTTTGGCTATCTATTAAAACTTCTTACAGATCAAAATTTACCCCAAGAAGAAAGTGAATTCTTTGAACTTCTTAGGATATATTTTCCAACAATATATGATGTAAAA TATTTAATGAAATCTTGCAAAAATTTGAAAGGAGGCCTACAAGAGGTAGCAGAGCAATTGGAAATTCAAAGAGTTGGTCCCCAACATCAGGCTGGTTCTGATTCGTTACTTACGGGAATGGTTTTCTTTAAAATGCGAGAg ATGTTTTTTGAAGATAATATTGATGATGCGAAATATTGTGGCCATTTATATGGCTTGGGAACATCATTTGTCGTAAACGGTTCAGGAGGATACCTAGACAGTAATGGAGATAATTCTTCGTCTTCGTAA
- the Pop2 gene encoding CCR4-NOT transcription complex subunit Pop2 isoform X2 yields the protein MPSNEECGIRDVWGHNLEEEFRTIRQVVQQYQYIAMDTEFPGVVARPIGEFRTSADYQYQLLRCNVDLLRIIQLGLTFLDESGNTPGGSYTTWQFNFKFNLQEDMYAQDSIDMLQNSGIQFKKHEEEGIDPLDFAELLMTSGIVLVDDIKWLSFHSGYDFGYLLKLLTDQNLPQEESEFFELLRIYFPTIYDVKYLMKSCKNLKGGLQEVAEQLEIQRVGPQHQAGSDSLLTGMVFFKMREMFFEDNIDDAKYCGHLYGLGTSFVVNGSGGYLDSNGDNSSSS from the exons ATGCCCAGTAATGAAGAATGCGGGATCCGAGATGTTTGGGGACATAATCTCGAAGAAGAATTTCGAACAATTCGGCAAGTCGTGCAGCAGTATCAATATATCGCAATGGACACTGAATTTCCAGGAGTAGTTGCTAGACCCAttg GCGAATTCAGGACTAGCGCCGATTATCAATATCAGTTATTACGATGTAATGTAGATCTCTTGCGGATAATCCAACTTGGTCTTACATTTCTCGACGAATCGGGAAATACACCTGGTGGTAGTTATACGACATggcaatttaatttcaaattcaatttACA aGAGGATATGTATGCGCAAGATAGTATAGATATGCTGCAAAACAGTGGTATACAGTTTAAAAAACACGAAGAAGAGGGTATTGATCCGTTAGATTTTGCCGAATTATTAATGACATCGGGAATTGTTCTTGTTGACGACATAAAATGGCTATCCTTTCATTCTGGTTACGATTTTGGCTATCTATTAAAACTTCTTACAGATCAAAATTTACCCCAAGAAGAAAGTGAATTCTTTGAACTTCTTAGGATATATTTTCCAACAATATATGATGTAAAA TATTTAATGAAATCTTGCAAAAATTTGAAAGGAGGCCTACAAGAGGTAGCAGAGCAATTGGAAATTCAAAGAGTTGGTCCCCAACATCAGGCTGGTTCTGATTCGTTACTTACGGGAATGGTTTTCTTTAAAATGCGAGAg ATGTTTTTTGAAGATAATATTGATGATGCGAAATATTGTGGCCATTTATATGGCTTGGGAACATCATTTGTCGTAAACGGTTCAGGAGGATACCTAGACAGTAATGGAGATAATTCTTCGTCTTCGTAA
- the Mesh gene encoding sushi domain containing 2 mesh isoform X1: MRNESYLGRVFAFPKLIVFWCCLLLLTSHISAQVENETFESVFGLDRLDNKESTYSEINKNTGQISPIETQDLSEVVDLNRDGDDHKEGIEKGAEDVPASTSGNPDEKNIPEGKIMSSSGFSKKIIGRKNEKYVRYDSDLPEADRYAPRPDDSVPNYVLTETRLKEIRSEFMYWYFDKGGSDDEGDYQREIQASTPQVHKNFNFQLPFFGFRFNYTRVSMNGFLEFSDPPIHYTYPLVFPIKDWPKKNDPSFIGIFFSKCRIGEIRPTDIDQRRPGVYFRLERDLQRRTDQFGVEMRERLKWDIREGIIGTDAFDPKHAVIVTWKNMSFTGGIDNSLYNTNTFQMVLATDEVNTYVIFNYLNIQWSSHTEAGGDTMYGEGGVPAFVGFNAGNGTRSYEYKPYSQMSTIRDLTGRGWANGFPGRHMFRIDENIMPAVCNKDISGANLPLVFAPESGNMLGGTIVNITGPCFNETEKIRCMFESEWVIGTVVDRNRAICVQPFVKAQGYIRFAISIGDSKTYNWKGKYFIETPATATEKIFVSNSVHQAYPAEIKITWDRYNLTSNLNAGVQISLWGYRETKTTPEFEYITNLEAAYTNLGSYIIRPAAYRDLSNPFQQDMTFGFLQLNLTDPQQQTGLNITPSLWSRPIPLAWYFAPQWERGYGSKWPQRLCDKWIMNDRYLKNFAAEISLCPCTLKHALNDKGRFLPDYDCDKDSNLDCMYNLHAHHCVRTGAPNMDGSEQQCCYDKNGYLMLTYDQQWGSRPHRSHNLGYYPWDEANKVPTLSHWYHDIIPFYMCCMWQEEHAVGCETFRFERRPSQDCIAYQSPAIATVFGDPHIATFDGLEYTFNGKGEFVLVRVNNLKDKLDVQGRFEQLPNNVYGEVRATQLTSVAARGNNSATIEVRLRPKHSQWRYRLDVFANNRRVYFDRPSIKFQHFTGVVVYTPTYILNQSEVIIMFDTGAGVEVIENEGYMSARVYLPWTYLNKTSGLFGKWNFDIADDLTNPEGQQVSASNLNHFEAVHKDFAIHWMLEDKEDDDKGGPLFTREFGRTASYYSNRTFEPEWRKTPAEILPSNRSYDIQRAADLCGESYQCQYDYAMSLNRDMAHFTKNYYNTYTEIRDININERVVSCGVLETPRFGRKSNFFFVPGTKVTFECNQDFILVGDQRRVCTPEGRWNVPEYGYTECLRQIEYAQRTAWTTMGIICAVLIPVIACVAGAFFYIRKNQAQESSLKSWRYSERGSGVDNDSTLFSRLKSFDRPISPVSDTSTSSSMIKKPHSYDKVYRTHEPLPNRPDIDFEDKDWDLKEPTSLTESEKSATDSTRKTGSPSKESDV, encoded by the exons ATGCGGAATGAATCGTATCTCGGTCGTGTTTTTGCTTTCCCAAAGTTGATCGTTTTCTGGTGCTGTCTTCTTCTACTGACCAGTCACATATCAGCACAagttgaaaatgaaacgttcgAGAGTGTATTTGGACTGGATAGACTGGATAATAAGGAATCGACGTACTcagaaattaacaaaaataccgGACAAATATCTCCGATAGAAACGCAGGATTTATCCGAGGTAGTGGACTTGAACAGAGATGGAGATGATCACAAGGAAGGAATTGAGAAAGGAGCGGAAGATGTCCCAGCCAGTACCAGTGGCAACCCCGACGAAAAAAATATACCTGAGGGTAAAATCATGTCTTCGTCTGGTTTCTCTAAGAAAATAATCGGAAGAAAGAATGAGAAGTATGTGAGGTACG ACTCCGATTTACCGGAAGCAGACAGATACGCGCCTCGTCCGGATGATTCAGTTCCAAATTATGTCTTAACAGAGACTAGACTGAAAGAAATTCGATCAGAATTCATGTATTGGTACTTCGACAAGGGTGGTAGCGATGACGAAGGCGATTATCAAAGGGAAATCCAAGCTTCGACGCCACAAGTACACAAGAacttcaattttcaattaccATTCTTTGGCTTCAGATTCAATTACACCAGA gTATCAATGAATGGTTTTCTAGAATTTAGCGATCCTCCGATACATTATACGTATCCTCTCGTATTCCCGATCAAAGATTGGCCAAAGAAGAACGATCCTAGTTTTATAGGGATATTTTTCAGTAAATGTCGTATAGGAGAAATAAGACCAACCGACATAGATCAGAGGAGACCCGGTGTATACTTTAG ACTGGAACGAGATTTACAAAGGAGAACAGATCAATTTGGCGTCGAAATGCGTGAACGCCTCAAATGGGATATCCGCGAAGGAATTATTGGTACAGATGCCTTCGACCCTAAGCACGCAGTCATAGTAACATGGAAAAATATGTCCTTCACCGGTGGTATCGATAATTCTCTTTACAACACGAACACGTTTCAAATGGTTCTGGCCACAGATGAAGTGAACACCtacgtaatatttaattacctgAATATTCAATGGAGCAGTCACACGGAAGCTGGTGGTGATACAATGTATGGAGAAGGTGGAGTCCCAGCATTT GTCGGTTTTAACGCTGGAAATGGCACACGAAGCTACGAATACAAGCCCTACTCTCAAATGTCGACGATTCGCGATTTAACCGGAAGAGGATGGGCGAACGGTTTTCCAGGACGTCATATGTTTAGGATAGATGAAAACATAATGCCTGCAGTTTGCAATAAAGATATTT CTGGAGCAAATTTGCCTCTTGTGTTTGCACCCGAAAGCGGAAACATGTTAGGCGGTACCATCGTGAATATTactggtccgtgtttcaacgAGACTGAGAAAATTCGATGTATGTTCGAAAGTGAATGGGTGATAGGTACTGTAGTGGACAGAAATCGAGCGATATGTGTTCAACCGTTTGTGAAGGCACAAGGATATATTCGATTCGCGATTAGCATCGGTGACAGTAAAACATACAATTGGAagggaaaatatttcattg AAACCCCAGCTACAGCGACCGAGAAAATCTTTGTGTCCAATAGCGTTCATCAAGCATATCCagctgaaataaaaattacttggGATCGATACAATTTAACCAGCAATTTGAACGCGGGAGTACAAATATCTTTGTGGGGATATCGTGAGACGAAAACTACTCCCGAATTTGAATACATCACTAATTTGGAG GCAGCATATACGAATTTGGGCAGCTATATTATAAGACCAGCAGCATACCGTGACTTAAGCAATCCTTTTCAGCAAGACATGACTTTCGGTTTTCTCCAGCTCAATTTAACAGATCCGCAACAACAAACTGGTCTTAACATCACGCC gAGCCTATGGAGTAGACCAATTCCATTAGCCTGGTACTTTGCTCCACAATGGGAAAGAGGATATGGATCAAAATGGCCTCAACGACTTTGCGACAAGTGGATCATGAACGatagatatttgaaaaatttcgcgGCGGAAATATCCCTGTGTCCGTGTACCTTGAAACACGCGTTAAATGACAAAGGTCGTTTCCTTCCGGATTACGATTGCGATAAAGATTCGAATTTGGATTGCATGTATAATCTGCATGCGCATCATTGTGTGAGAACAGGGGCGCCAAA CATGGACGGTTCTGAGCAGCAATGTTGCTACGATAAAAATGGCTATCTAATGTTGACTTACGATCAGCAATGGGGTTCGAGACCACATAGGTCCCACAACTTAGGATACTATCCATGGGACGAGGCGAACAAAGTACCAACTCTTTCTCATTGGTACCATGACATAATACCATTCTACATGTGTTGTATGTGGCAAGAAGAACACGCAGTCGGTTGCGAAACCTTCAGATTTGAAAGACGACCAAGTCAAGATTGTATCGCTTATCAGTCACCAGCTATCGCGACGGTGTTTGGTGATCCTCATATTGCAACATTCGATGGCTTGGAATATACCTTTAATGGAAAGGGAGAGTTCGTTTTAGTACGTGTGAATAATCTGAAAGATAAGCTTGACGTGCAAGGAAGATTCGAGCAGTTACCGAATAACGTGTACGGTGAAGTTAGGGCTACGCAATTGACATCTGTAGCGg CAAGAGGAAATAATTCAGCAACCATAGAAGTTCGATTAAGGCCAAAACACTCGCAATGGAGATATCGCCTCGATGTCTTCGCCAATAATCGTCGAGTATACTTTGATAGGCCATCCATAAAATTCCAGCACTTTACCGGCGTTGTTGTTTATACACCCACGTACATTTTAAATCAGAGTGAAGTGATCATCATGTTTGATACTGGTGCAGGTGTAGAAGTAATCGAAAACGAAGGATACATGTCAGCCAGAGTTTACTTACCTTGGACGTACTTG AATAAAACCAGTGGTCTATTTGGAAAATGGAACTTTGACATTGCGGACGACTTGACAAATCCGGAAGGACAACAAGTATCGGCGTCCAATTTGAACCACTTTGAGGCTGTACATAAAGACTTTGCAATTCATTGGATGTTGGAAGATAAAGAAGACGACGATAAAGGAGGCCCATTGTTCACCAGAGAGTTTGGCAGAACTGCGAGTTATTATTCTAATAGAACCTTCGAGCCCGAGTGGCGTAAGACGCCTGCAGAGATACTACCCTCAAACAG GTCGTACGATATACAACGAGCTGCTGATCTCTGTGGAGAATCATATCAGTGTCAATATGATTACGCAATGTCGCTCAATCGTGATATGGCTCATTTcacgaaaaattattacaatacgTACACTGAAATAAGAGATATCAATATAAATGAACGAG tgGTATCATGCGGTGTATTGGAGACGCCACGCTTCGGACGCAAGAGTAATTTCTTCTTCGTGCCAGGTACGAAGGTAACTTTTGAATGCAATCAGGACTTTATATTGGTTGGCGATCAACGACGTGTATGCACCCCCGAAGGTCGTTGGAACGTACCGGAGTACGGATATACGGAGTGTCTAC gTCAGATCGAGTATGCTCAGCGTACAGCATGGACAACAATGGGCATTATTTGCGCCGTTTTAATTCCTGTAATAGCGTGTGTTGCTGGTGCCTTTTTTTATATACGAAAGAATCAAGCGCAGGAAAGTTCCTTGAAATCGTGGCGTTATTCTGAACGCGGTTCTGGTGTTGACAATGATTCAACACTGTTTTCTCggttaaaatcattcgatagACCAATTTCACCCGTTAGCGACACTAGCACTAGTTCGAGTATGATTAAAAAGCCTCATTCTTATGACAAAGTTTATCGTACACACGAGCCTTTGCCTAACAGACCAGATATTGATTTTGAGGATAAAGATTGGGATCTAAAAGAACCCACTTCTCTGACAGAATCGGAAAAAAGTGCAACAGACTCTACTAGAAAAACTGGAAGTCCCAGTAAAGAAAGTGACGtctaa
- the Mesh gene encoding sushi domain containing 2 mesh isoform X2, protein MRNESYLGRVFAFPKLIVFWCCLLLLTSHISAQVENETFESVFGLDRLDNKESTYSEINKNTGQISPIETQDLSEVVDLNRDGDDHKEGIEKGAEDVPASTSGNPDEKNIPEGKIMSSSGFSKKIIGRKNEKYVRYDSDLPEADRYAPRPDDSVPNYVLTETRLKEIRSEFMYWYFDKGGSDDEGDYQREIQASTPQVHKNFNFQLPFFGFRFNYTRVSMNGFLEFSDPPIHYTYPLVFPIKDWPKKNDPSFIGIFFSKCRIGEIRPTDIDQRRPGVYFRLERDLQRRTDQFGVEMRERLKWDIREGIIGTDAFDPKHAVIVTWKNMSFTGGIDNSLYNTNTFQMVLATDEVNTYVIFNYLNIQWSSHTEAGGDTMYGEGGVPAFVGFNAGNGTRSYEYKPYSQMSTIRDLTGRGWANGFPGRHMFRIDENIMPAVCNKDISGANLPLVFAPESGNMLGGTIVNITGPCFNETEKIRCMFESEWVIGTVVDRNRAICVQPFVKAQGYIRFAISIGDSKTYNWKGKYFIETPATATEKIFVSNSVHQAYPAEIKITWDRYNLTSNLNAGVQISLWGYRETKTTPEFEYITNLEAAYTNLGSYIIRPAAYRDLSNPFQQDMTFGFLQLNLTDPQQQTGLNITPSLWSRPIPLAWYFAPQWERGYGSKWPQRLCDKWIMNDRYLKNFAAEISLCPCTLKHALNDKGRFLPDYDCDKDSNLDCMYNLHAHHCVRTGAPNMDGSEQQCCYDKNGYLMLTYDQQWGSRPHRSHNLGYYPWDEANKVPTLSHWYHDIIPFYMCCMWQEEHAVGCETFRFERRPSQDCIAYQSPAIATVFGDPHIATFDGLEYTFNGKGEFVLVRVNNLKDKLDVQGRFEQLPNNVYGEVRATQLTSVAARGNNSATIEVRLRPKHSQWRYRLDVFANNRRVYFDRPSIKFQHFTGVVVYTPTYILNQSEVIIMFDTGAGVEVIENEGYMSARVYLPWTYLNKTSGLFGKWNFDIADDLTNPEGQQVSASNLNHFEAVHKDFAIHWMLEDKEDDDKGGPLFTREFGRTASYYSNRTFEPEWRKTPAEILPSNRSYDIQRAADLCGESYQCQYDYAMSLNRDMAHFTKNYYNTYTEIRDININERVVSCGVLETPRFGRKSNFFFVPGTKVTFECNQDFILVGDQRRVCTPEGRWNVPEYGYTECLRQQEYSSRQAGITAGIVLACLVPIIVLIIFVASRLLKKQKEQREQEEAVHRARSTELQRLRKLKDEQEPTPYTSKATEIN, encoded by the exons ATGCGGAATGAATCGTATCTCGGTCGTGTTTTTGCTTTCCCAAAGTTGATCGTTTTCTGGTGCTGTCTTCTTCTACTGACCAGTCACATATCAGCACAagttgaaaatgaaacgttcgAGAGTGTATTTGGACTGGATAGACTGGATAATAAGGAATCGACGTACTcagaaattaacaaaaataccgGACAAATATCTCCGATAGAAACGCAGGATTTATCCGAGGTAGTGGACTTGAACAGAGATGGAGATGATCACAAGGAAGGAATTGAGAAAGGAGCGGAAGATGTCCCAGCCAGTACCAGTGGCAACCCCGACGAAAAAAATATACCTGAGGGTAAAATCATGTCTTCGTCTGGTTTCTCTAAGAAAATAATCGGAAGAAAGAATGAGAAGTATGTGAGGTACG ACTCCGATTTACCGGAAGCAGACAGATACGCGCCTCGTCCGGATGATTCAGTTCCAAATTATGTCTTAACAGAGACTAGACTGAAAGAAATTCGATCAGAATTCATGTATTGGTACTTCGACAAGGGTGGTAGCGATGACGAAGGCGATTATCAAAGGGAAATCCAAGCTTCGACGCCACAAGTACACAAGAacttcaattttcaattaccATTCTTTGGCTTCAGATTCAATTACACCAGA gTATCAATGAATGGTTTTCTAGAATTTAGCGATCCTCCGATACATTATACGTATCCTCTCGTATTCCCGATCAAAGATTGGCCAAAGAAGAACGATCCTAGTTTTATAGGGATATTTTTCAGTAAATGTCGTATAGGAGAAATAAGACCAACCGACATAGATCAGAGGAGACCCGGTGTATACTTTAG ACTGGAACGAGATTTACAAAGGAGAACAGATCAATTTGGCGTCGAAATGCGTGAACGCCTCAAATGGGATATCCGCGAAGGAATTATTGGTACAGATGCCTTCGACCCTAAGCACGCAGTCATAGTAACATGGAAAAATATGTCCTTCACCGGTGGTATCGATAATTCTCTTTACAACACGAACACGTTTCAAATGGTTCTGGCCACAGATGAAGTGAACACCtacgtaatatttaattacctgAATATTCAATGGAGCAGTCACACGGAAGCTGGTGGTGATACAATGTATGGAGAAGGTGGAGTCCCAGCATTT GTCGGTTTTAACGCTGGAAATGGCACACGAAGCTACGAATACAAGCCCTACTCTCAAATGTCGACGATTCGCGATTTAACCGGAAGAGGATGGGCGAACGGTTTTCCAGGACGTCATATGTTTAGGATAGATGAAAACATAATGCCTGCAGTTTGCAATAAAGATATTT CTGGAGCAAATTTGCCTCTTGTGTTTGCACCCGAAAGCGGAAACATGTTAGGCGGTACCATCGTGAATATTactggtccgtgtttcaacgAGACTGAGAAAATTCGATGTATGTTCGAAAGTGAATGGGTGATAGGTACTGTAGTGGACAGAAATCGAGCGATATGTGTTCAACCGTTTGTGAAGGCACAAGGATATATTCGATTCGCGATTAGCATCGGTGACAGTAAAACATACAATTGGAagggaaaatatttcattg AAACCCCAGCTACAGCGACCGAGAAAATCTTTGTGTCCAATAGCGTTCATCAAGCATATCCagctgaaataaaaattacttggGATCGATACAATTTAACCAGCAATTTGAACGCGGGAGTACAAATATCTTTGTGGGGATATCGTGAGACGAAAACTACTCCCGAATTTGAATACATCACTAATTTGGAG GCAGCATATACGAATTTGGGCAGCTATATTATAAGACCAGCAGCATACCGTGACTTAAGCAATCCTTTTCAGCAAGACATGACTTTCGGTTTTCTCCAGCTCAATTTAACAGATCCGCAACAACAAACTGGTCTTAACATCACGCC gAGCCTATGGAGTAGACCAATTCCATTAGCCTGGTACTTTGCTCCACAATGGGAAAGAGGATATGGATCAAAATGGCCTCAACGACTTTGCGACAAGTGGATCATGAACGatagatatttgaaaaatttcgcgGCGGAAATATCCCTGTGTCCGTGTACCTTGAAACACGCGTTAAATGACAAAGGTCGTTTCCTTCCGGATTACGATTGCGATAAAGATTCGAATTTGGATTGCATGTATAATCTGCATGCGCATCATTGTGTGAGAACAGGGGCGCCAAA CATGGACGGTTCTGAGCAGCAATGTTGCTACGATAAAAATGGCTATCTAATGTTGACTTACGATCAGCAATGGGGTTCGAGACCACATAGGTCCCACAACTTAGGATACTATCCATGGGACGAGGCGAACAAAGTACCAACTCTTTCTCATTGGTACCATGACATAATACCATTCTACATGTGTTGTATGTGGCAAGAAGAACACGCAGTCGGTTGCGAAACCTTCAGATTTGAAAGACGACCAAGTCAAGATTGTATCGCTTATCAGTCACCAGCTATCGCGACGGTGTTTGGTGATCCTCATATTGCAACATTCGATGGCTTGGAATATACCTTTAATGGAAAGGGAGAGTTCGTTTTAGTACGTGTGAATAATCTGAAAGATAAGCTTGACGTGCAAGGAAGATTCGAGCAGTTACCGAATAACGTGTACGGTGAAGTTAGGGCTACGCAATTGACATCTGTAGCGg CAAGAGGAAATAATTCAGCAACCATAGAAGTTCGATTAAGGCCAAAACACTCGCAATGGAGATATCGCCTCGATGTCTTCGCCAATAATCGTCGAGTATACTTTGATAGGCCATCCATAAAATTCCAGCACTTTACCGGCGTTGTTGTTTATACACCCACGTACATTTTAAATCAGAGTGAAGTGATCATCATGTTTGATACTGGTGCAGGTGTAGAAGTAATCGAAAACGAAGGATACATGTCAGCCAGAGTTTACTTACCTTGGACGTACTTG AATAAAACCAGTGGTCTATTTGGAAAATGGAACTTTGACATTGCGGACGACTTGACAAATCCGGAAGGACAACAAGTATCGGCGTCCAATTTGAACCACTTTGAGGCTGTACATAAAGACTTTGCAATTCATTGGATGTTGGAAGATAAAGAAGACGACGATAAAGGAGGCCCATTGTTCACCAGAGAGTTTGGCAGAACTGCGAGTTATTATTCTAATAGAACCTTCGAGCCCGAGTGGCGTAAGACGCCTGCAGAGATACTACCCTCAAACAG GTCGTACGATATACAACGAGCTGCTGATCTCTGTGGAGAATCATATCAGTGTCAATATGATTACGCAATGTCGCTCAATCGTGATATGGCTCATTTcacgaaaaattattacaatacgTACACTGAAATAAGAGATATCAATATAAATGAACGAG tgGTATCATGCGGTGTATTGGAGACGCCACGCTTCGGACGCAAGAGTAATTTCTTCTTCGTGCCAGGTACGAAGGTAACTTTTGAATGCAATCAGGACTTTATATTGGTTGGCGATCAACGACGTGTATGCACCCCCGAAGGTCGTTGGAACGTACCGGAGTACGGATATACGGAGTGTCTAC GTCAACAGGAATATAGTTCTCGTCAAGCAGGTATCACAGCTGGTATAGTACTTGCTTGCCTAGTACCAATTATAGTACTGATTATTTTTGTGGCATCCAGACTTctaaagaaacagaaagaacAAAGAGAACAGGAGGAAGCAGTGCATAG AGCGAGAAGTACAGAGCTCCAAAGATTACGCAAGCTCAAAGATGAACAAGAACCTACTCCGTACACCAGTAAAGcaacagaaataaattaa